The Pirellulales bacterium genome includes a region encoding these proteins:
- a CDS encoding O-antigen ligase family protein, which translates to MKPSPKPQPPLAGLLLACATALVVARPLVPSEMSAARGGGQLFVVSWLLLGTVWAACLALGRVGAVRLRLIDLLVLALFGIQAAVAVACAAEGATRPALNLAGEQIALALSYFLLRQLIPSMSTARALLAAMIALAVAEAALGLYQYAVTMPATRAAYRAQPELSLREAGIDAPPGSAQRALFEQRLASTEPLARFELTNSLAGLLLVWLVVLAAARADVPAVSFVARWGPWLVGLPLGVVLLLTKSRSALVAWAVVLGVLALRRFAHRGWISWPRVLLAVVVLTAAVAGALATGGLDREVLTEAPKSLGYRLQYWQATGQMIRQSPWWGVGYGNFADQYTRFKLPEASEEIADPHNFVLETWANSGMFAGVLLAVVLVGFFRSGVQPSSVPTKPSGNDQLEHWIAAGAVAAPIVALAASILIGVPLTAIDLLLVYLAGGGAWLLLIGWRRSMAPLGGAMLYGAAALLINLLAAGGIGFPSVAGSLWLLVALTVAIAPPASAAAAVQPLRAAVAAVCLLAAMLLVYSGSFLPVIACQARLESVSAMPNPPDEQRALLLEAAAADPLAPEPWSNLAQLELESARQDPERPGDLESFREATAAWLAHASPASSAAWLHAGDLYLAAFHLQGKPVDLDAAVQAYRRAVETYPHHAVRRAKLALALAEAKYPQSAAEAQQAWRLDQLTPHADQKLPEELRAALERQGWPEPRAN; encoded by the coding sequence ATGAAACCGTCGCCCAAGCCGCAGCCACCACTGGCCGGGCTGCTCTTGGCGTGTGCCACGGCGCTCGTCGTGGCCCGACCGTTGGTGCCCAGCGAGATGTCGGCCGCGCGCGGCGGTGGCCAGTTGTTTGTCGTGTCCTGGCTGCTGCTGGGCACCGTCTGGGCGGCGTGCCTTGCGCTGGGGCGCGTCGGCGCTGTCCGGTTGCGCCTGATCGATCTGCTGGTGCTGGCGCTGTTCGGTATCCAGGCCGCCGTCGCGGTGGCCTGCGCCGCTGAGGGTGCGACGCGCCCGGCGCTGAACCTCGCCGGCGAACAAATCGCGCTGGCATTGAGCTATTTCCTGCTGCGGCAACTGATTCCGAGCATGTCAACAGCACGGGCATTGTTGGCCGCAATGATCGCCTTGGCCGTGGCCGAAGCGGCGCTGGGGCTCTATCAATACGCCGTCACGATGCCCGCCACCCGGGCCGCATACCGCGCGCAGCCCGAATTGTCGCTGCGGGAGGCAGGCATCGACGCGCCACCGGGCTCAGCCCAAAGGGCGTTGTTCGAGCAGCGCTTGGCAAGCACGGAACCCCTGGCCCGGTTCGAGCTGACGAATTCGTTGGCTGGGCTCTTGCTGGTGTGGCTCGTCGTGCTGGCGGCCGCGCGCGCCGATGTGCCGGCCGTGTCGTTCGTGGCTCGCTGGGGCCCCTGGTTGGTTGGTCTGCCGCTCGGCGTGGTGCTGCTGCTTACCAAGAGCCGCAGCGCGCTCGTGGCTTGGGCCGTGGTGCTTGGCGTGCTCGCGTTGCGGCGTTTCGCTCACCGGGGTTGGATTTCATGGCCGCGGGTGCTGCTGGCCGTCGTCGTGCTTACCGCGGCTGTCGCCGGCGCGCTGGCGACGGGCGGGCTGGATCGCGAGGTCCTGACCGAAGCTCCCAAGTCGCTCGGCTACCGGCTTCAATACTGGCAGGCCACTGGGCAGATGATCCGGCAGTCGCCGTGGTGGGGTGTCGGATACGGCAACTTCGCCGATCAATACACCCGGTTCAAATTGCCGGAAGCCAGCGAAGAAATCGCTGATCCGCACAACTTCGTGCTCGAAACCTGGGCCAATTCGGGGATGTTCGCGGGCGTGTTGCTTGCCGTCGTGCTGGTGGGTTTCTTTCGTAGCGGCGTGCAGCCTTCAAGCGTGCCGACGAAACCCTCCGGCAACGATCAGCTCGAGCACTGGATCGCCGCGGGAGCGGTCGCGGCACCGATTGTCGCGCTCGCGGCCAGCATCCTGATAGGTGTTCCGCTCACGGCGATCGACCTGTTGCTGGTCTACCTGGCCGGCGGCGGGGCGTGGTTGCTGCTGATCGGTTGGAGGCGCTCAATGGCCCCGCTTGGTGGCGCGATGCTGTACGGTGCGGCCGCTTTGCTGATCAATCTCCTGGCCGCCGGAGGCATCGGCTTTCCCAGTGTGGCCGGCAGCTTGTGGTTGTTGGTGGCGCTGACCGTGGCCATCGCGCCGCCAGCTAGCGCGGCCGCCGCCGTGCAACCGCTCCGGGCCGCGGTCGCAGCGGTGTGCCTACTCGCGGCAATGCTGCTGGTCTACTCCGGCTCGTTCTTGCCGGTGATCGCTTGTCAGGCACGATTGGAGTCGGTCTCAGCCATGCCCAACCCGCCGGACGAGCAGCGCGCCTTGTTGCTCGAGGCCGCGGCCGCCGATCCCTTGGCGCCCGAGCCTTGGTCGAACCTGGCCCAGCTTGAGCTGGAGTCGGCCCGGCAAGACCCTGAGCGGCCCGGCGATCTGGAATCGTTTCGCGAGGCAACTGCCGCCTGGCTCGCGCATGCCAGCCCGGCGAGCAGCGCGGCGTGGCTGCACGCCGGCGACCTGTACCTCGCCGCGTTTCATTTGCAGGGTAAACCCGTCGACCTGGACGCGGCCGTGCAGGCCTACCGCCGGGCGGTCGAGACGTACCCGCACCATGCAGTGCGGCGGGCCAAGTTGGCCTTGGCCTTGGCCGAGGCCAAATATCCACAGTCGGCTGCCGAGGCCCAGCAAGCCTGGCGCCTCGATCAGCTTACCCCGCATGCCGACCAGAAGCTGCCCGAGGAGCTGCGCGCGGCACTCGAACGCCAGGGGTGGCCCGAGCCGCGCGCAAATTGA
- the rbfA gene encoding 30S ribosome-binding factor RbfA, producing the protein MSSRRVLKVAEAIREVVGMAILTDLNDPRIQDVTVTSVEVAPDLRSAKVNVSVMGDTTKQELSLRGLQNAAGYLQSKLKNRIDTRYTPRLQFVLDQGVKRSIAMAKLLREVLPPDHPAAAELDLADHGSLAADELPPPAPTPDEEPSEPAS; encoded by the coding sequence ATGAGCTCTCGACGCGTCCTGAAAGTTGCCGAAGCGATTCGTGAGGTGGTCGGCATGGCCATCCTCACCGATTTGAACGATCCGCGCATTCAGGACGTCACGGTCACCTCCGTCGAGGTCGCGCCGGATTTGCGCAGCGCCAAGGTCAATGTGTCGGTCATGGGCGACACGACCAAGCAAGAGCTGAGCCTGCGCGGCCTGCAAAACGCTGCCGGCTATCTGCAAAGCAAGCTCAAGAACCGCATCGACACCCGGTATACGCCGCGGCTGCAGTTCGTGCTCGATCAGGGCGTCAAGCGCTCGATCGCCATGGCCAAGCTGCTGCGCGAGGTGCTCCCTCCGGACCATCCCGCCGCGGCCGAACTCGATCTCGCAGACCACGGCTCGCTGGCCGCGGATGAATTGCCCCCGCCGGCGCCGACCCCCGACGAAGAGCCGTCGGAACCGGCGTCGTAG
- a CDS encoding YebC/PmpR family DNA-binding transcriptional regulator, with translation MAGHSHWAGIKYKKALIDNKRGKLWSKLSKTIIVAARVGGGDTSTNLRLRYAIDAARAVSMPKDNIARAIKKGTGELEGGNLEEVLYEGYGPAGVAVLCEILTDNRNRTAPEVRKLFETYDGKLGATGCVAWMFERKGLFLVPAAGIDEDQLMEIALEAGADDVRPQDGKFEITCDPSSFQSVSDALASHSIAPEVAEISRIPQNTVDLDAETGRKVLQLLEKLDDHDDVQSVSANFNIPDTAMAEITGS, from the coding sequence ATGGCCGGTCATTCGCATTGGGCGGGCATCAAGTACAAGAAAGCCCTGATCGACAACAAGCGCGGCAAGCTGTGGAGCAAGCTGTCGAAGACGATCATCGTCGCTGCGCGGGTCGGCGGAGGTGACACCTCGACCAACCTGCGGCTGCGCTATGCGATCGACGCGGCACGTGCCGTGAGCATGCCCAAGGACAACATCGCCCGTGCCATCAAAAAAGGGACCGGCGAGCTCGAAGGCGGCAACCTCGAAGAGGTCTTGTACGAGGGCTACGGTCCCGCGGGCGTGGCCGTGTTGTGTGAAATCCTCACCGACAATCGCAACCGCACGGCGCCTGAGGTTCGCAAGCTGTTCGAAACGTACGACGGCAAGCTGGGGGCGACCGGCTGCGTGGCGTGGATGTTTGAACGCAAGGGGCTGTTCCTGGTTCCAGCGGCCGGGATCGACGAAGACCAGCTGATGGAAATCGCGCTGGAGGCCGGTGCCGACGACGTGCGTCCACAGGACGGCAAGTTCGAGATCACCTGCGACCCGAGCAGTTTCCAAAGCGTGTCCGACGCCCTGGCGTCGCACTCGATTGCACCCGAGGTCGCGGAGATCTCCCGGATTCCGCAGAACACCGTCGATCTCGACGCGGAGACGGGTCGCAAGGTGTTGCAACTGCTCGAAAAGCTCGACGACCACGACGACGTGCAAAGCGTCTCGGCCAACTTCAACATTCCCGACACGGCCATGGCCGAAATCACGGGGAGCTGA
- a CDS encoding DUF1573 domain-containing protein, with the protein MRRFLLLACLSALLGAAVGGASALPTFGILRGVSDPTRPQPAPVNDARAPALIPEGKPQPKAVVDEPLYDFGAADTNTKGVHVFNIRNTGEGPLVLTQGDTTCKCTISKLGTEPVPPGGTAEVTLEWTVRTAFGESFRQEAVVFTNDRQSPRLVLVVQGRISETIVAVPNHLDFGRMLRTEEKTAVVHVYSQFAGPFEIKQFSLTNPSIAAYFEVKLRPLAREEFRLDTAHSGYELLAHLKPGLPLGQIEQRILLTTNLEQAPEFELPVLGYLDSDFNILGKGWNRLTQVVDLGSLAPGEGATRQLSLKVAGPLRDTIKFQTPQVDLAGVTGQLGEPSRTEHAVLYPLTITIANQLPPQTHLGTATAPYGILVLESNHPEIPRYEIKLKFVVRER; encoded by the coding sequence ATGCGCAGATTCTTGCTGTTGGCGTGTTTGTCGGCGCTGCTGGGCGCTGCCGTGGGCGGAGCATCGGCGCTGCCGACGTTCGGCATTCTGCGGGGTGTATCCGATCCCACCCGACCACAGCCCGCTCCCGTCAACGATGCCCGCGCGCCGGCCTTGATCCCCGAGGGCAAGCCGCAGCCGAAGGCGGTGGTCGACGAGCCGCTGTACGACTTCGGGGCGGCCGATACGAACACCAAGGGTGTCCACGTCTTCAATATTCGTAACACAGGCGAGGGTCCGCTGGTCCTGACTCAAGGCGATACCACCTGCAAGTGCACGATCAGCAAGCTCGGCACTGAACCGGTGCCCCCCGGGGGAACCGCCGAGGTGACGCTCGAGTGGACCGTGCGCACGGCCTTTGGCGAGAGCTTTCGCCAGGAAGCCGTCGTATTTACCAACGACCGCCAAAGTCCCCGGCTGGTGCTGGTCGTTCAGGGGCGCATCAGCGAAACAATCGTGGCTGTGCCGAACCACCTCGATTTCGGCCGCATGCTACGGACGGAGGAAAAGACGGCCGTCGTTCACGTCTATAGCCAGTTCGCCGGGCCCTTCGAAATCAAGCAGTTCTCGTTGACCAATCCGAGCATCGCGGCCTATTTCGAGGTGAAGTTGAGACCGCTAGCACGCGAAGAGTTTCGGCTCGATACGGCCCACAGCGGATATGAGCTGCTGGCACACCTGAAACCCGGCTTGCCGCTCGGACAGATTGAACAGAGAATCTTGCTGACCACGAACTTGGAGCAGGCCCCCGAGTTCGAACTGCCGGTGCTGGGCTACCTTGACAGCGATTTCAACATCCTGGGCAAAGGGTGGAACCGGCTGACGCAGGTGGTTGACCTCGGGTCATTGGCCCCGGGAGAGGGTGCGACCCGGCAGTTGAGCTTGAAAGTTGCCGGCCCGCTGCGCGACACCATCAAGTTTCAGACGCCACAGGTCGACCTGGCCGGAGTCACGGGCCAATTGGGAGAACCGAGCCGCACGGAGCATGCCGTCCTGTACCCGCTCACGATCACGATTGCCAACCAGTTGCCCCCGCAGACCCACCTGGGCACGGCCACGGCCCCGTACGGAATCCTGGTGCTCGAAAGCAACCACCCCGAGATTCCGCGTTACGAGATCAAGCTGAAGTTCGTCGTTCGCGAGCGGTAG
- a CDS encoding tetratricopeptide repeat protein, with protein sequence MNRSLLTSAVLLTGFLVLLGDWLPALRAEAPAPAADPTDSRPPAELSRPLATEKPVSEVVTDAAGNPLEPLDPKQVATEADRDHLEALSLFAAARTKQQREDLPGALRLYQRALRFDPASEMILQQIVTLATELERMGEAIRYAVKAADVTPEGPVVLLRALALHLAEQGQPERAIALYERALASPDLDRESPAYILLTSELAQLYMAHDQADKAAESFRLVQERIEAQGGGAGEERVRAVVLEGLGGQQGAYLSFGDAYFAANRLEEATAAFRAADAAKHDEALLGYNLARVAFAQANPDKALEELGKYLHAKSDSAGIAAYELLANILERQGAKGALVERLEALQTDDPKNVPLAYYLAERYREAGQFDKVAALLRPLVSERPTVEILQALARADRELKQFSGLVDTLAVCSGEGRSLDVLGEELDAILGDAAVIDGLIAALRQRMADEPDKLPAGAHLAVALLALEAGRLDVGQEFFTLALGPRSPQEQGELLIDWGVALLSAEHPAAAAEHLRRAADVLPKEAPQSILARYYLAGALELAGQTDEALAVAREATSAGEKNARFAPLLQSRLAWVLYHAKRFDAAESEYRKLIALFDQDYTIEETREVLRDTRLILSNLRVLHDDLPAAEEWLEQVLDEFPDDISAQNDLGYLWADQGKRLSHALAMVQAAVKAEPDNGAYRDSLGWTLHRLGRDEEALAELRQAVAGDDPDGVILDHLGDVLLALGQVAEAREAWTRAVAAFDPAVESKQIEATQQKLAAHPVDAAPQN encoded by the coding sequence GTGAACCGTTCTTTGCTGACCTCGGCAGTATTGCTGACCGGTTTCCTCGTGCTGCTCGGCGATTGGCTGCCGGCGCTGCGCGCTGAGGCGCCGGCTCCGGCCGCCGATCCGACCGACTCGAGGCCGCCCGCCGAACTCTCACGGCCACTGGCGACCGAAAAGCCGGTCAGCGAGGTCGTCACCGACGCAGCGGGCAATCCGCTCGAACCGCTCGATCCCAAACAGGTCGCGACGGAGGCCGATCGCGACCACCTCGAAGCCCTGAGTCTGTTTGCAGCCGCGCGCACCAAGCAGCAGCGCGAAGACCTGCCTGGTGCCTTGCGGCTATACCAACGCGCCCTGCGTTTCGACCCGGCGTCGGAAATGATTCTGCAGCAAATCGTCACGCTGGCCACCGAGCTCGAACGCATGGGCGAGGCGATCCGCTACGCGGTCAAGGCCGCCGACGTAACGCCCGAGGGCCCCGTCGTCTTGTTGAGAGCGCTGGCATTGCACCTGGCCGAACAGGGACAACCCGAGCGGGCCATCGCGCTGTACGAGCGAGCGCTCGCTTCGCCCGATCTCGATCGAGAGTCGCCGGCCTACATCCTGCTGACGTCTGAGTTGGCACAGCTATACATGGCCCACGACCAGGCGGACAAGGCGGCCGAGTCATTTCGCCTCGTGCAAGAGCGCATCGAAGCGCAGGGCGGTGGAGCCGGCGAAGAACGCGTCCGCGCCGTCGTGCTCGAAGGGCTCGGCGGGCAGCAAGGGGCCTACTTGAGCTTTGGCGATGCCTATTTTGCCGCCAACCGACTTGAAGAGGCCACGGCCGCTTTCCGCGCCGCCGATGCGGCCAAGCACGACGAAGCGCTGCTCGGCTACAACCTGGCCCGCGTGGCGTTCGCGCAAGCGAACCCCGACAAAGCCCTGGAAGAACTGGGCAAGTATTTGCATGCCAAGTCCGACAGCGCAGGCATCGCGGCCTACGAGCTGCTGGCCAATATTCTCGAGCGGCAAGGTGCAAAGGGCGCGTTGGTCGAGCGGCTCGAAGCCTTGCAGACCGACGATCCCAAGAATGTGCCCTTGGCCTATTACCTGGCCGAGCGCTACCGCGAAGCGGGCCAGTTCGACAAGGTTGCCGCCTTGCTGCGGCCGCTCGTGTCCGAACGGCCCACGGTCGAAATCCTGCAAGCCTTGGCCCGGGCCGATCGCGAGTTGAAACAATTCTCGGGGCTCGTCGATACGCTGGCGGTCTGCAGCGGCGAAGGCCGCTCGCTCGACGTCCTGGGCGAAGAGTTGGACGCCATCCTGGGCGATGCTGCGGTCATCGACGGCCTGATCGCGGCCCTGCGCCAGCGCATGGCCGACGAGCCCGACAAGCTCCCGGCGGGAGCGCATTTGGCCGTGGCGTTGCTCGCGCTCGAGGCGGGGCGGTTGGACGTGGGGCAAGAGTTTTTCACGCTGGCCCTGGGCCCGCGGTCGCCGCAGGAGCAGGGTGAACTGTTGATCGATTGGGGCGTCGCGCTGCTGTCTGCCGAACACCCGGCGGCTGCGGCCGAGCATCTGCGCCGCGCAGCCGACGTGCTGCCGAAGGAGGCCCCACAGTCGATCCTGGCGCGCTACTACCTGGCCGGCGCGCTCGAATTAGCCGGCCAGACCGACGAGGCCCTGGCCGTGGCCCGCGAAGCGACGAGCGCCGGAGAAAAGAACGCCCGATTTGCTCCCTTGTTGCAAAGCCGCCTGGCCTGGGTCCTGTACCATGCCAAGCGGTTCGACGCGGCCGAATCCGAATATCGCAAATTGATCGCCCTGTTTGATCAGGACTACACGATCGAAGAGACCCGCGAGGTGCTCCGCGACACGCGATTGATCCTCTCCAATCTGCGCGTGCTGCACGATGATTTGCCGGCCGCCGAAGAATGGCTCGAACAAGTGCTCGACGAATTCCCCGACGATATCTCGGCCCAGAACGACTTGGGCTACCTCTGGGCCGACCAGGGGAAACGCCTCAGCCACGCCCTGGCGATGGTTCAAGCGGCCGTGAAGGCCGAGCCCGACAACGGGGCCTATCGCGACAGCCTGGGCTGGACGCTGCACCGGCTGGGCCGCGATGAAGAAGCGCTGGCCGAGCTGCGGCAAGCGGTCGCCGGCGACGATCCCGACGGCGTGATCCTCGATCACCTGGGCGACGTGCTCCTGGCCTTGGGTCAGGTCGCCGAGGCGCGCGAGGCCTGGACCCGGGCCGTGGCGGCGTTCGACCCCGCGGTCGAGAGCAAGCAGATCGAGGCCACGCAGCAGAAACTCGCTGCACATCCGGTCGACGCAGCACCGCAGAACTAG